caccaatgccttatatagccttaccataacactccaacttttatactcgatactccgatttatagaggccaatgtaccaaaggcactctttaccaccctatccacctgtgacgtcacttttagggaattctgtacctgtattcccagatccctctgttcaactgcactcttcagagtcctaccatttaccctgtacgttctactttggtttgtccttccaaagtgcaatatctcacacttgtctgcgttaaattccatttgccatttttcagcccatttttctagttgacccaaatccctctgcaagctttgaaaaccttcctcacagtccactacagctccaatctttgtatcatcagcaaacttgctgatccaatttaccacattatcatccagatcattgatatagatgacaaacaacaatggacccaacaccgatccctgcggcacaccactagtcacaggcctccactcagagaagcaatcctccacaaccactctctggcttcttccattgagccagtgtcttatccaatttactacctccccatgtatacctagcgactgaaccttcctaactaacctcccatgagggaccttgtcaaaggccttgctgaagtccaggtcgacaacatccaccgccttcccttcatccactttcctggtaacctcctcgaaaaactctaatagattggtcaaacatgacctaccacacacaaagccatgttgactctccctaataagtccctgtctatccaaatatttgtagatcctatcccttatcacaccttccaataacttgcccaccaccaacgtcaaacttactggccgataatttcccggatttcttttggaaccttttttaaacaacggaacaacatgagccaccctccaatcatccggcacctcccccgtgaatactgacattttaaatatgtctgccagggcccctgcaagttcaacactagcttccctcaaggtccgtgggaataccctgtccggtcctggggatttatccactctgatttgcctcaagacagcgagcacctcctcccctttaatctgtaaaggttccatggcctccctaccagtttgccctatttccgtagactccatgcccgtttccttagtaaatacggatgcaaaaaaccatttagtatctcccccatctcttttggttccatacacagtctaccactctggtcttcaagaggacctattttatccctcactatccttttgctcctaacatacctatagaagctctttggattttccttcactctgtctgccaaagcaacctcatgtcttcttttagccctcctgatttccctcttaagaagcttcttgcactttttatactcctcgagcatgtgatctgttccttgctgcctgtacatttcatagaactctctcttcctcttaatcagcgttacaatctccctcgagaaccaaggttccttattcctatttactttgcctttaatcctgacaggaacatacaaactctgcactctcaaaatttctcctttgaaggcctcccactttccatttacatccttaccagagaacagcctgtgccaatccacacttcccagatcccttctcatttcatcaaatttggcctttttccagtttagaacttcaacccgaggacctgatctatccttatccatgatcaggttgaaactatgtGCGACACTGCTGGTTGCCCTGCAGGTGGCGGTGTCGCGAGAGATGTGTGACACTCTGCTGGCTGCCCTGTGGGTGGCGGTGTCGCGAGAGATGTGTGACACTCTGCTGGCTGCCCTGCAGGTGGCGGTATCGCGGGAGTTGTGTGACACTCTGCTGGCTGCCCTGTGGGTGACGGTGTCGCGAGAGATGCGTGACACTCTGCTGGCTGCCCGGCAGGTGGCGGTGTCGCAGGAGCTCAATGATACTCTGCTGGCTGCCCTGCAGGTGGCGGTGTCCCGGGAGGTGTGTGACACTCTGCTGGCTGCCCTGCAGGTGGCGGTGTCGCGGGAGCTCCATGATACTCTGCTGGCTGCCCTGTAGGTGGCGGTGTCCCGAGAGATGGGTGACACTGCTGGCTGCCCGACAGGTGGCGGTACCGCGGGAGGTGTGTGACACTCAGCTGGCTGCCCTGCAGGTGGCGGTGTCGTGGGAGCTCAATGATACTCTGCTGGCTGCCCTGCAGGTGGCGGTATCCCGGGAGGTGTGTGACACTCTGCTGGCTGCCCTGCAGGTGGCGGTATCCTGGGAGGTGTGTGACACTCTGCTGGCTGCCCTGCAGGTGGCGGTATCGCGGGAGCTCAATGATACTCTGCTGGCTGTCCTGCAGGTGGCGGTGTCCCGGGAGTTTCGAGCCGCTGATAAGATGGCGGCGGGGTCCAGGGGTCTCTAAGCCGCTGTGAAGGGTCGGGGCGGCCGTTATGCTGCTGTGTTTTCCGCCGGGTTGTGGCCGAGCGCTGGGGCTCTCAGTGCGGCTCCGTGCCTCCGGGACGTGTCGGCGGAGCTGCAGTGCCCAGGCTGGAGGCCGGTACCGCTGCTATGCGCTCCGGCACCGGCAGCTGCTGCGGCTCCAGGGCCGGGACAGCGGCGCCTTCCTCCAGGGTCTGGTCACTAACGACGTGGCGGCTGTGCTGAGCGGGCCCCGGGACTCTCTGTACTGTCACTTCCTCAACCTGCAGGGGAGAACCCTGTTCGATGTGATCCTCTACAGGTGGGTCTGGGGGTTAAACAAACACCTGAAACATTAATAACCTGAGAAAACCCAGCAACATCTAgaggagaaacagttaacatttccagtCCCTTTGACTCTTTGTCAGGACTGAGAGGGGGAAAATCTGTTGGATATTAAGtgcaaagtttgtttattagtgtcacattaacactgcaatgaagttattgtgaaaatcccccagtcaccacactctggcgcctgtttgggtacacagagaatttagcttggccaatgctcctaacccgcacatcttttggactgtgggaggaaaccagagcacccggaggaaacccacgcagacatggggagaatgtgcaaactctacgcaaacagtgacccaagctgggaatcgaacccaggtccctggcactgtgaggcagcaacgctaaccactgtgctgtctgtATATTAAACTATAGCtggaagagattgcaacaaaattgTAAGAAACAAATGCATATTAGCATTCCTAAATTAATCCACACCCAATTCAGCCCCATTGAcatgtgtggatgaacagagggatctgggtgtccatgtgcatagatccctgaaagttggcacccaggttgatagggttgttaagaaggcgtacagtgtgttagcttttatttgtagagggattgagtttcggagccaggaggtcatgctgcaactgtacaaaactctggtgcggctgcatttggagtattgcgtacagttctggtcgccgtattataggaaagatgtggaagtgttggaaagggtgcagaggagatttaccaggatgttgcctggtatggtgggaaaatcgtatgaggaaaggctgaggggcttgaggttgttttcattagagagaagaaggttaagaggtgacttaatagaggcttacaagatgatcagaggattagagagggtggatagtgagagcctttttcctcggatggtgttggctagcacgaggggacatagctttaaattgaggggtgagagatatgggacagatgttagaggtaggttctttactcagagagtggtaagggcgtggaatgccctgcctgcagcagtggtggactcgtcaacgttgagagcgttcaagtggttattggataaacatatggatgatattggaatagtgtagattagaggggctttagattggtaccactggtcggcacaacatcgagggccgaagggcctgtactgcgctgtaatgttctatgttctattttaaaGTCTTACACTCATTGTTCTTACACTCAGTTCATTTTTAATTTCTATAATATAGTAAAAGTGTCTATACTGTGCACGGTTGGCCATTTGCCTTGGCTTATTTGGAGAGGACTCTTATGAAAGGGCTTACTAATACGAtaaggaatgcagaaagttagcatgcagatccAATTAGGAAGGCGTGATGACCTTTATGGCCAGGGGATTGGACTAGGACAATAAAGAAATCTTGCTCCAGGATTTTGCTGAGACCGTGTGTATTTATGGTCTGCACATTAAAGAAAgattatgcttgcattggagtgAGTACAGCCAAGGTTCACAAGGTTCAATGATGAGAAGCTGAGTAAACTGAGCTTATGTTCTCAGGAGTTTTGAAGAAAGAGGTAatctcatggaaacatagaaaggtTTGATCGGTGGaccctgagagattgtttcccctggtCGGGGAACAccaagtctcaggataaggggctgatcgtttaggactgagatgaggaattacttcacttagtgttgtgaatctttggaattctctagcccagagggttgtggatgctccattgttgaatacattgaagctcgagagagagacagatgccaGAGAATGAAGGGATATAGGGAGTGGCTGGGAAAATGGAGCTGAAATGGAATTGAAGCCCAGGATCAGCCGTGATTGCATTGAATGACTTAATGGGCTGTATGATCTATTCTTGATCCTATATCTTGCATTCTTCTGATAATAAAGGTTATTAGTTCAATTTAGGTCAACATTGCTTTGTGTGCATCTTTGCATCAGAATTCATGCTGACCATTGCCAATAAGTACAATGCACTGAGCTTGTTGTCTCTGAGAATTACAGTAGATTCACAAGACAGAACTCTGTAGTTCATTCCAACCAGGCCATTCCAGATTTTCTCCTCTTATTGGCATCATTCAAATCAAATTGTTTTGTTAAGATCTTGTTTTAAATATAATCTGTAGGCATGCGAACAGTTGTATTggaaagtgaatcacctcactgtctgtgttgctgctaaagttacttcttccaaagagtAATCTTCTGTTCCTTTTGAAATGTCAGGTTGCACAAAAGCCAAGATAAAGAGCAAAGCATTCTCCTGGAGTGTGACGCCACGTTGCTGGATTCTGTTCAGAAGCATTTGAAAGTTTATAAAATTAGAAGGAAAGTGGACATATCCCCTTGTCCAGATCTCTTCCTGTGGACAATACTCCCAGTCGAACAGTCAACCAAAACTGGCAGCGCTTTAGAAATAAAtgccaagaaggtggtggtgtgcacTCGGGACCCCAGAACGGATGCAATGGGATGGCGCCTGGTGTTGAGCGCGAGTGACAACCCATTAGACGTTGTCCCAGAAAGCCATCTAGGAGATATCCAGGACTATCATAGATATCGGTATAAGATAGGTAAGGAGCGAACCGAAACCCCTTAGAGTCTGAAGTTTCAAAGGGGTTACTGTGAAAAATATCTTGCAAACTTTTAAGGGCGTTACTGTGTTATCTTCATGATAGTGAGGATCACATTCGAAGCAAAGTGATCCTTGATGCCGCCTCAGTTTTTGCTGTGTTTTTGCAAATCATCACTTGTCATACATTCTTAAGATAAGGGTAACTTTTTACACAGGCATGTCTGTCATGGGCAGATTATTAATTGACGGGGTAATAATGATGGGCTGATTATCTGTACAGATGGCTGGAATTATGTTGTCAAAGCCCCAAACTATCAgatttttaaactttaattttgtCTGTTACTGTGTACTTTGGCGCATCTCACTCTCTGTAAGATCCAGTAATAATATGCTTCTGATCTGGTTCTGAGAGTAGCCAACCCATCGTATATTTATTTATATGGTTGGGGCAGAGGGAAATGTTTTCAAACTTATTGTGTTCCTGCTGTGATACTGAGTCATAGATCCACAGTTAGGTGGATGTACGGCAAAAAGGGCAACTGGTTCAAGGAGAGAGGTCTCTGTCACACACTATCATTGATTGTGTTGGGGAAGGGCTGCCTGTAATAAAGCCCTTCAATGAGGACCTGGATTTACTAGTTACTGGTGGGTTAACCTGGTACATGGCATTGGACAGCACAACATGTTGAGGGCAAATATTCCTCTTGTACTGGTGAGGGTATGTGGGGTTCAGATGTAATAAGATGGGCAGCTGTGCTGTGCACAAGAGGCGATATATTAAGTTAATGGTGAGTTTAGGCTGTCACCGCACTGCTTCTGATGCCTCTGTCCATCTAGCAAAAGCTCAAGCCTTCACTGAGCTGTTATCTAATGATCAGCTAGTGATTTTCTTCCTTTGTAAGCAGGGTCTCCAGCCGTGGTGTTGCTCCACAATGACACTTCTACCCACAATGTTTGAGGCCTCGTCCATTTTCAGGCAGTCAGTAGCTGGGCCAGTCAGCCCTGCAAAGTAAGAACACTCCTGGTGATTGGCCAGCCAACCTCCATCATTAATGAAAGTTGGAGGAACAGAGCTGTCACTGGGGGCAGGGATTCTTCCCGAAATGTTCAAGAACATCAAGCCAGTGTCCTAGTCATTGTGGTAATCCTAGCCGGTGGGCAGTTGGATGTTGTACTGTTTTAGCCAGTTATGTTCCAACATTCTTGGCTTTCCTGGGTTATTCCAATTTGTGCCCGAGGTGTGTGGAATGGTCAGTGAGATGTGGATATTATAATGGGTTCTATACACACCCAGTGCCCACTGATTAAAATAAAAATCCGATTGCATCATTGTGACCATGTCATTTTTTATTTCGtggtgtgggcgttgctggctaggtcaatgtttattttccatcccttgttgcccttgagaaggtggtggtgagctgtcttcttgaatcgctgcagtccgtgtggtgtaggtacacccacagtgctgttagggagagagtttcaggattttgacccagcgccagTGAAGAAATGGACATTTTGAAAGGTTCAGGTGCCTGAAGGAGCTTGACATGCAAGCAAGTCATCTCTCTAAAGGGGTCCATAGAGTATGTTGAAATGTTGCTTTAGTGAGAATATTGGGTAGCTGGGTGCCAAGCTATTAAAAATGATTAAGTATTGATTATGTGAACGTATAAGAACATGTTTTACATGTACAAATCATTAGGACAGATGGTAATCTTGTTTTTATTTAAGGAATTGCTGAAGGTGTGAAGGACCTTCCATGCGGAGAAGCAATACCTCTGGAATCCAACCTCACTTACATGAATGGGATCAGTTTCACCAAAGGCTGTTACATCGGGCAAGAGTTAACGGCACGGACTCACTACACGGGCGTGATTAGGAAAAGGCTGATGCCAATCCAACTGGACACCCCTTTACCCCCTGACAGTGCTCCCGAAAAGGCACAGATTGTGTCTGCATCAGGAAAGTCGGCCGGAAGGCTGAGAAGCTACCTGGGTGATGTTGGTTTAGCCATGGTTCGACTGGCCTTCGTAAATGAACCACTTCATCTGCGCACAGCGGGTGATGCCCGTGTGCAGTTGAAGGCATCTGTTCCGGATTGGTGGCCCAGTGATGAGAGTAAATAAATGAATATATGTTTTATAACGAGCACTGCATCTTGTGGAAAAATATTTTCCTGAATAGAGAATTGGATTTGTGAAAATACTTTGTGAGAGTTTTCATTAACCCGATATTGCAACTTCACCTGCCAATCCTCTGGTAAGACCCCCATCTAAATCACGTTGCACTTTGCAGTCGAACAGCAATACAACTTGTTTGTCTACAGGAATTTTTGACACGAAAACTAATTCTTTACTGAGAATTTGAAACAATTTAAGTTGTTAACTGttctggggcgaatgggatcaaaggttatggggagaaagcaggattaggctattgagttggacgatcagccatgtttgtgatgaatggaggagcaggcttgaagggctgaatggcctcctcctgctcctatcttctatgtttctaagtgctgACCTATCAAAATACATTAAGACACATGAATGTTATTAGACTGAATAAGGAATAGGACAACTGGACATATTGTCAGTTAATATTGCCAAATTCTCACTTGCTTGTCTACATATTATCATTCTTTTATTCCATTTTGTTTTCTTAACCACCCAACTCTCGAGACGAAGGGTTGGACTTTGGCTGTGGCCAGGAGGCAGCTCCCAATTAGCTGAGTAGGAGGCCAGTGTTCCAGAAAGGCCGAGAGTCCctccctgatggcagcaggagccACAGGCCACCCACTGGAGAGGGATTCCCCCTCCACAGCGGTGGCCTGGCTGCAAAGGCAATTTATTAATTTTAGATTCTAAAACACTGGAGAGAGAAGTGCACTCTCCCTCacttaagagttatggtgagcgggcgggtaagtggaactgagtccacgaaatgatcagccatgaacttattgaatggcggagcaggctcgaggggccagatggtctgctcctgctcctagttcttatgttcttatgttaacctGCCATGGGATACTGCTGCTGCTTTCAATGTGGAAGGCTTCTTGTCCTCCAGCTTTGAGAGGCCTCACTCTGAGTCCCTCTGTGCCAAATCACAATGAGTGACTCTTTCACAGACAACTGGTTTTGGGGACGGGGACACGAAcgcgcacgcatgcacacacacacaccgcccccccccccccggccatttAAGCCTGACAGATGGTAGAAACCAGTTCCAAGTTTTTGCcagtatctgcccatttgacaacCTGCTTGTAGTTGGCTCAAAGCTATTAACCCCTCTGGCTATGGGATGACACAGGAACCAAAGAAAATCTTACATCTGCATTTGTGAGTTGGTTTTCTGAGATTCAGTGGAACGGAATGAAGGGAATTGAAACATTTCCTCTAACTCTACCTGAAGATTTATGGTGTCAGTACTGCATGCCTCAAATGCACAAACAAATATTTTGAAAACCTATTGTTTTAATAAGTATTTTGGGCGTCAGGCATacattcctggtgtttggtgtCCAAAGTTGCTGGACAAACTTTTTCTCGACCCggtcactttccagaattgcattactattagcaccgctgcctcacagcgccagagactcgggtttaattcccggcttgggtcactgtctgtgtggagtttgcacgttctccctgtgtctgtgtgggtttcctccgggtgctccggtttcctcccacagtccgaaggatgtgctggttaggtggattgtccatgctaaattctccctcagtgtacccgaacaggcgctggagtgtggcgactaggggattttcacaataacctcattgcagtgttaatgtaagcctacttgtaacactattaaataaacgttaaacttaaaAAACGTCATTATATCTTTCCA
The DNA window shown above is from Mustelus asterias chromosome 2, sMusAst1.hap1.1, whole genome shotgun sequence and carries:
- the LOC144505330 gene encoding iron-sulfur cluster assembly factor IBA57, mitochondrial-like; the encoded protein is MLLCFPPGCGRALGLSVRLRASGTCRRSCSAQAGGRYRCYALRHRQLLRLQGRDSGAFLQGLVTNDVAAVLSGPRDSLYCHFLNLQGRTLFDVILYRLHKSQDKEQSILLECDATLLDSVQKHLKVYKIRRKVDISPCPDLFLWTILPVEQSTKTGSALEINAKKVVVCTRDPRTDAMGWRLVLSASDNPLDVVPESHLGDIQDYHRYRYKIGIAEGVKDLPCGEAIPLESNLTYMNGISFTKGCYIGQELTARTHYTGVIRKRLMPIQLDTPLPPDSAPEKAQIVSASGKSAGRLRSYLGDVGLAMVRLAFVNEPLHLRTAGDARVQLKASVPDWWPSDESK